A window of Gossypium raimondii isolate GPD5lz chromosome 7, ASM2569854v1, whole genome shotgun sequence genomic DNA:
GATGAATGTAAACAGAAATCCCATTGCCACTGTAATGCTTTGTCCTGCTGATCTAATCTCCAGTGGGAAAATCTCACTAGGAACTAACCATCCTAATGGTCCCCATGACCATGCAAAACCAGCTACATATACACAAATTAAAGCTAAAACTAAATAAGCATACCCTTTGCTTAATCCACCATGATCCACTAACAAAATAGCCATAATTACTCCAATTGTTATTTGTGTCACAAGCATTTGAATTCCTCCTATCATAAACAAGGTCTTTCGACCGAGTTTATCGACCACGAGTGCTGATATGAATGTCGCGGTAGTACCAACAAGGCCGGTCACGATTGCGGACATGAGTGAAGAACTTTCACCTTGGCCAATGGTCCTAAATAGAATTGGTGCATAAAATGTGATGACATTAATGCCTGTTACTTGTTGGAAAAATGGTATAGCTATTGCCATTACTAGTTGAGGCCTATATTTTCTTTGTATAATTTTTCGAAACGGGCAGTTGGTGGTTTTTGAAATCGAGCTTGCTTCGATGAGATCATCGAGTTCTGCTTGGACATCGGTGGTGCCGCGTATACGTTGCAACACGGTTTTGGCCTTATCAGgattactattattttgaattaagcTGTTAGGTGTTTCGGGGAGGAGGATTGCTCCGATTGTTAGGATTGAAGCCGGTAATGCGGCGAGTGCGAGGGAGATTCGCCAACCCCATCCACCTTTGATCTTTTCGGTGCCGAAGTTTATAATGTTAGCCGAAAGAACACCGAGGCCAACGCCGCATTGGAAGCCAATGTTCATTGCTCCTCTGTGTCTGGGAAGTGCCATTTCAGAGATATATAATGGGACTGACTATAAACCAAATGCAACAAAGCAAAAACACAATTAGGTCCCAaaatataagcaaattcaaAGAGAAGGTCTAATTATGGTTTTGATTCCtctataatactaaaatttgagatttaatctctaTTCTCTAATTTGACGTAGTTGTacacaatttttttaacaatcttaaacatttcacatacatataaaattactattagttaaaaatatttaatgaaattttcatgCT
This region includes:
- the LOC105785268 gene encoding hexose carrier protein HEX6, encoding MAVGLAIASEGGQYNGRLTLLVLVSCMMAATGGIIFGYDLGISGGVTSMEPFLKKFFPKVYTKMKEDTKISNYCKFDSQLLTSFTSSLYIAGLISSFLASPVTGAFGRKPSILIGGAAFLAGSALGGAAVNVYMLILGRVLLGVGVGFANQSVPLYISEMALPRHRGAMNIGFQCGVGLGVLSANIINFGTEKIKGGWGWRISLALAALPASILTIGAILLPETPNSLIQNNSNPDKAKTVLQRIRGTTDVQAELDDLIEASSISKTTNCPFRKIIQRKYRPQLVMAIAIPFFQQVTGINVITFYAPILFRTIGQGESSSLMSAIVTGLVGTTATFISALVVDKLGRKTLFMIGGIQMLVTQITIGVIMAILLVDHGGLSKGYAYLVLALICVYVAGFAWSWGPLGWLVPSEIFPLEIRSAGQSITVAMGFLFTFIIAQSFLAMLCRFKSGIFFFFGGWVMVMTAFVYFLLPETNNVPIEQMEKVWKDHWFWKIIVGEMDDEKKAYTQQGA